The genomic DNA ATGCGTCACTGCCCGCCCGCCTGTTCCAGGGCAAACAGCGGCACCTGGGCCTGGCGGCTCAGCCACATGCCGCCGCCCAGTTCGATCGCGCCCTCCTGCAGGCCGCGCCGGTACAGCTCGGCCCGGTGGCGGAACAGGCGCGGATCGGTCAGGTCCTCGTCGATGATGTCGCGCTCGTAGTCCTCGCGCGAGACGGCCTCCACGTACAGCGCGCCGCGGCTCAGGCGCCCCAGGTTGTGCAGCGCGGCCTTCAGGTCCGGCGGGCTCAGGTAGGGCAGCACGCCCTGGCAGATGACGAGGTCGAACGGCTCGCCGGCCGCATAGTCCACCACCGAGCCCTGCTGCCATCCGAAGCGCTCGCACAGGTAGGCGCTGAACTCCACGCCCTGGTAGGTGGCCAGCGGGAAATGCCGCGCCACGATGTCCTTCCACAGCCCGATGCCGCAGCCCACGTCCAGCACACGCTGCACCGGCACGCGCAGGTACTTGAGGTAGCTGCACACGAACGTGCCCAGGCGCTCGACATGGTCCGGGTCCACCACGCTGGTCTTCTTGTCGAAGTAGTAGCGCTGGTAGTAGGCCTCATCGAAGGTGGTGGCGCTGGCGGATTTCAATGGGGGTCCTTGTGTCTAGGCCGTGGGGGGCCCCCCGCGGCGGCCGGGGGTGTGAAGCGGGCGAGTATCCCCCACCCGGCCGCGCACGGCCCTGGCGCACGGCTGCGTGTAGGCTGTCGCCATGGATTCGCTGATCACCGCCGCCGCACGCGCGCTGGCCGCCGGGGACCCGCTGGGCGCGCTCAAGCGCGTGGCGCTGCGCGACGACCCGCCCGCGCTGGCTCTGCGCGGCATCGCCATGGCCCAGCTGGGTGAGCTGGCCCGCGCGCGCGACCTGCTGCGGCAGGCGGGCCGCGCGTTTGGCGCCCACGAGGCCCGGGCCCGCGCGCGCTGCGCGGTGGCCGAGGCCGAGGTGGCGCTGGCCCTGCGCGACCTGGGCGGCCAGGGCCAGGCACTGCTGGCGGCGGCCGACACGCTGCAGGCCCATGGCGACGCGATCAACGCCCTGCAGGCCCGGCTGGTGGCGGCCCGCAGGCTGATTCTGCTGGGGCGGCTGGCGCAGGCCTCCGCCGCACTCGCAGCCGTCCAGGCGGCGGGCATGCCGGCCCAGCTGCCCGCGCCGCTGGCCGCCGTGGCCGCGCTCACGGCCGCAGAGCTGGCCCTGCGCACCTTGCACATCGACGCCGCAGACGCCGCGCTGCAGCGGGCCGCCGAGGCGGCCGGCCACGCCGGGGTGCCCGCCCTGGTGGCCGAGGTGGCCCACGCCCGCACGCTGCTCCAGCAGCCCGCGGCCCGCCGCCTGGGGCCGGGCACCGAGCACCTGCTGCAGCTGCGGGACGTGGCGGCGCTGCGCGCAGCGGGCGACACACTGGTGGTGGACGCCTGCCGCCACGGCGTGCAGGCGGGCGGCGCGTGGCACCCGCTGGCGCGCCGGCCGGTGCTGTTTGCACTCGTGCGCGCGCTGGCCCAGGCGTGGCCGGGCGACGCGGACCGCGATACGCTGATCGCCGACGTGTTCCGCACGCGCCACCCCGACGAGACCCACCGCGCCCGCCTCCGCGTGGAAATGGGGCGCCTGCGCGCGCTGATGGCACCGCTGGCGGGCGTGGAGGCCACCGCACGCGGCTTCGTGCTGCGCCCCCAGGGGGGCCGCGGGGTGGCCGTGCTCGCGCCGCCGGTCGATGGCGCGCAGGGCGCGCTGCTGGCGCTGCTGTCCGACGGCGCCGCGTGGTCCACATCGGCCCTGGCGCTCGCGCTGGGCGACAGCCAGCGCACCGTGCAGCGCGCGCTGGCCGAGCTGGAGGCCGGCGGCCAGGTGCGCGCCATCGGCCAGGCCCGCGCCCGCCGCTGGCTGGCGGCGCCGCTCGTCGGATTCACGACGATCTTGTTACTCCCCACGGCGCAGCCGATTCCCTAAAGTGGCATCACCAACCGTTGAAGGAGCCCAGCCATGACCGCCATCACCCGCACCCCACAAGCCCCCCGCGACGCAGCCTGCAGCAGCCAGGTGGGCGACACCCCGCCGCCGCACCGGCAGATGCCCATCGCCTCGCGCCAGCCCGCCCAGGTGGTGCGCGAGTACGGACCGTTCGGCGATGCCGGGGCGGTCCATGGCGTGACGCACGACGGCCAGCGCGTGTGGGCCGCCACGGGCGAGCACCTGGTGGCTTTCGACCCTGCCAGCGGCACCACCGCCCGCACGCTCGACGTGGCGTGCGACGCGGGCACGGCCTTCGACGGCACGCACCTCTACCAGATCGCCGAGGCGCGCATCGACAAGATCGACCCTTCCACCGGCCGCGTCCTGGCCACCATCCCCGCGCCGGGCGGCGGCAACGACTCGGGCCTGACCTGGGCCGAAGGCAGCCTGTGGGTGGGCCAGTACCGCGACCGCAAGATCCACCAGATCGACCCCGCCACGGGGGCCATCCGCCGCACCATCGAGTCCGACCGCTTCGTGACCGGCGTGACCTGGGTGGACGGCGAGCTGTGGCACGGCACCTGGGAGGGCGACGAAAGCACGCTGCGCCACATCGACCCCGCCAGCGGTGCCGTGCTGCAGCAGCTGGACCTGCCGCAGGGCATGGGCGTGAGCGGGCTCGAGTCCGACGGGGCCGGCCTGTTCTACGCCGGCGGCGGCAGCAGCGGCAAGGTGCGCGCCGTGCGCCGGCCCGGGGCGCCCCGCGCCTGAACGGGGCGGCCGCGCGCCGCGCCCATCGCCGTGCACCCCACGGGCCCTGCACCGGCGCCGCGCCTTCCGCGCGGGCCGCAGGCCGGGGGCAGGTGCGCCTGGCCCGCCCGCGAGCCCATCCTTCTTCTACCCCACCCGCCACCCCATCGAGGAGTCCTCCATGAACGCCCCCACACAACAACATCCCGTGGTCTCCGCCCGCCAATGGCTGGCCCAGCGCCACACCCTGCTGGCCCGCGAGAAGGCGCTGACCCGCCTGCGCGACGAGATCGCCCAGGAGCGCCGCGCGCTGCCCTGGACCCGCGTGGACAAGCGCTACACCTTCGACACGCCCCAGGGCCCGCGCGCCCTGGCCGACCTTTTCGACGGCCGCAGCCAGCTGCTGGTGCAGCATTTCATGTTCGGCCCGGGGTGGGAGCAAGGCTGCCCCAGCTGCTCGTTCATGGCCGACCACCTGGGTGGCATGGAGCTGCACCTGCAGCACCGCGACGTGTCGGTGCTTGCCATCTCGCGCGCGCCGCTGGCCGAGATCGAGCGCTTTCGCGAGCGCATGGACTGGCGGTTCCGCTGGGTGTCGTCGCACGGCAGCGACTTCAACCACGACTTCGCCGTGAGCTTCACGCCCGAGCAGCGCGCACGGGGGAACGGCGAGGTCTTCTACAACTACGGCATGCGGCCGTTCCCCGCCGAGGAGGCGCCGGGCATCAGCGTGTTTGTGCGCAACGATGCGGGCGAGGTGTTCCACACCTACTCGACCTTCGGGCGCGGCGTCGAGGCCATGATGGGCACCTACCAGCTGCTGGACCTGACGCCGCTGGGGCGCCACGAAACCAACCCGGCCTACCCCATGGACTGGGTGCGCCACCACGACCGCTACGCGCCCGCCGACGCCGCCCGCACCCCGGCCGCTCCGGCTGCACAGGCAAGCCAGGCCCACCCTGCACCGGGCGCGTGCTGCTCCGCACGGGGCTGAACACCGCCCCACGGCCATGGACACCCTCTGGCCCTGGCTCGCCACCGCCGCGCTGGGCGCCCTGCACGGGATGAACCCTGCCACGGGCTGGGGACTGGCGGCGGCCTGGGGCCTGCGGACGCACGACCACGGCATCCCGCTGCGCGCCGTGCTGCCCCTGGCCACCGGGCACCTGGCCTCGGTGGCGCTGGTGGCCACCACGGCGGTGTGGGGCCTGCCGCTGGCCCGGCCCGTGCTGCTGGCGGTGGCGGGCGGATTGTGCGCGGTGGTGGTGCTGGCCCACCTGCGTGGGCATACCGCGCCGCCCTGCATCCGCAGGCCTGCCGGGCACGCGGGCCTGGCCCTGTGGTCCTTTGGGACGGCCACCGCCCACGGCGCGGGGCTGATGCTGGTGCCCGCGCTGGCGCCGCTGTGCCTGGGCGGTGGCGCGGCAGGGGGCGGTGCCGCATCCACCCCCCTGCTGCTGGCGCTGGCCGCACTGGGCGTTCACACCCTGGCCATGCTGGCGGCCAGCGCCGCCATGGCCGCCGCCGCATGCCGTGGCGTGCAGGGGGCCACACGCTGGCTGCAGCGCCACAAGCGCCGCGCCTGCCGCCCAGTCCGTTGACTACGCCTTTGGGGGGCGGTGCAGCGCGCAGAGCTTGTTGCCGTCCGGGTCGCGCAGGTACGCCAGGTACAGCTTGCCGCCGGGGCCTTCGCGGTAGCCGGGCGGGTCTTCGCAGGTGGTGCCCCCGTGGGCGACACCCGCCGCATGGAACGCATCGGCCTGCTCGGGCGACTGCATGGCAAAGCCGATGGTGCCGCCGTTGGCAAAGGTGGCGGCCTCGCCATTGATGGGGGTGCTGATGCAGAAGGTGCCGGAGGGGCCCCGGTAGAAGTAGCGGTTCTTGTTGGCGACGCCAGGGGGCACACCGATGGTGCCGAGCAGCGCGTCGTAGAACTTTCGGGATACCTCCAGGTCGTTCACACCGACCATCACATGACTGAACATACTTTTTTGTCTCCGCTGGGCCCCGATGGGGCGGTTGATGGGCGAAGGGATGTTACCGGCTGCGCACCCGCGCGCTGTCGCCCAGCAGACCGTGGCGCGGGCAGCGCCTGCGTGGAGTGAGTGGCCTGCACGGCGCGCGGGGGCACCACTGCCGGCGAACACGCTGCAGCCTGGCATTTTTCAAGCCAAAATGCCCTGGAGCGCACATTCAATCACCGCCATCAGCTATCAATTAGAGAGCATTCACCCTCCCACCATGCCACCCACCACCCACTTCACCCCCGTCCCCCTCGACAAGGCCTACCGCCTGCTCAACCACGGCCCCACCGTGCTGGTGTCGGCCGCGCACGCCGGCCAGCGCAACGTGATGGCGGCCGCCTGGGCCTGCGCGCTGGACTTTTCCCCGCCCAAGGTGACGGTGGTGCTCGACAAGGCCACACGCACGCGCGAACTGGCGGAGGCCAGCGGCGCCTTCGCGCTGCAGCTGCCCACCGTGCCCATGGCGGCGATGACCGTGGCCATTGGCACCGACAGCGCCAAGACCCACCCCGACAAACTGCGGCAGCACGGCGTGGAGCTGTTCCACGCCCCCGGCCACGCCAATACCCCGCTGGTGCACGGCTGCGCCGCCTGGCTGCTGTGCCGCGCCATCCCCGAGCCGCACAACCAGCAAGCCTACGACCTCTTCATCGGCGAAGTGGTGGCCGCCTGGGCGGACGAGCGCGTGTTCCGCAACGGGCACTGGGAGTTCGACACCGCACCTCAGGCGCTGCGCACGCTGCACTACGTGGCGGGCGGGCAGTTCTATGCGACGGGGGCGTCGGTCGTGGTGTGAAAGGCGCTGTGGCCACCACAGCGCGGCATGAAGGGCAGTGGGCGCCGCCTCCCGGAGAATCCGGTCCATGCGGAATACCCTAGTGGCTCCGGTTCTTTGACCAGATAATATGCATGCATAGCGAATGCGAAGCCGCTGCGCTGCCGTGCCACGGCCAACCGCAGTCCCGGCGCGCTGCGGCAGCGGCGCCGTGCGGCGGCTGCCTTTCGACTTCGCTGCGTGTATCCCCCGGTTGTAGATGAAACAAGGAAGCTGAAATGAACATGGGTTTTCGAAAGACCGTGCTGGCCGTGGCGAGCGGCGTGGTGGTGTCGGTAGGTGGGGCAGGGGTTGCGCAGGCGCAGTCGCTCACCATCGCGCTGGCGGCCGAACCGACCGCGGCCGATCCGCACTATCACAAGATGACGGCCAACGATGCTTTTTCGGCCCATGTCTATGACTCGCTGGTGGCGCGCAACGCCAAGATGGAGCTGATCCCTTCGCTGGCCACGTCGTGGAAGAACCTGGACGACCTGACCTGGGAGTTCAAGCTGCGCCCCGGCGTCAAGTTCTCGAACGGCCAGCCGTTCACGTCCAAGGACGTGCTGTTCACCATCTGCCGCACGCTGCACAACGAGACCAACGTCTCGGAGTCGTACACCGACACCACCAAGCGCATCACCGACGTGAAGACGCCCGATGACCTGACCGTGATCATCAAGACCGTGGCGCCGCTGCCGCTGCTGCCCGCCGAAATGGCGCGTTCATTGCCGATTCTGTGGAGCGGTATTGCCCAGGGCGGCAAGCTCGCGTTCGCACCCAAGACGGGCTGCGGCGTGACCGGCGCCTGGCCGACCGTGACCGATTTCAATACCGGCAAGACCGCCATCGGCACCGGCCCGTTCCTGATGAAGTCCTACGTCAAGGGCACCGGCATCCAGCTGGAGCGCAACGAAGCCTACTGGGGCGAGAAGCCCCACTGGAAGACGGTGAAGATGGTGCCGGTGCCCAGCGCCGGCCCGCGCCTGACGGGCCTGCTGTCGGGTGACTACGACGTGATCGAGAACCCCGCCGCGCGCGACCTGACGCGTGTGAAGGACAACGCCAAGTTCGACTTCGTCGCGACGCCATCGACGCGCCTCGTGTTCCTGCAGCCCGACATCGGCCGCAACCCCAGCCCCCTGGTGAAGGCCGCCGACGGCAAGAACCCGCTGCAGGATGTGCGCGTGCGCCGGGCCATGAACATGGCCATCGACCGCAAGGCCATCGTGCAGCGCATTATGGACGGCATGGCCACGCCCGCCTACCAGTACATGCCCGACGGCATGTTCGGCGCGCTGCCCCAGGCCCCCGAGATCAAGTTCGATCCCGAAGGCGCCAAGAAGCTGCTGGCCGAAGCCGGTTACCCCAACGGTTTCGAGCTGACGCTGTCATCCACCAACGACCGCTACGTGAACGACGCCCAGGTGGCCCAGTCGGTGGCGCAGTACTTCACGCGCATCGGCATCAAGACCAACGTGGATGCGATGACCGCGTCGATCTACTTCCCCAAGCGTGCCAAGCGCGAATTCAGCCTGCCCATGGGCGGCTGGCCCGCGGAAACGGGCGAGGCGTCGGCGCTGTTCCAGCTGTGGGTGGCATCGCTGGATGCGCCCAAGGGCCAGGGCACCAGCAACTACGGCGCCAACTACAACCCCGAGTTCGACAAGCTGTACCTGCCGGCCGCCGACACGGTGGACCCCGCCAAGCGCAAGGCCGGCCTGGAAGCCGCCACCAAGTTCGCCCTGGACAACGTGGCGCTGATCCCGCTGCACTTCGAGAGCAGCATCTGGGCCTTCAAGAAGGGCCTGAGCTACGAAGGCCGCCGCGACCAGTACACGCTGGCCACCTCGGTCAAGGCCAAGTAAGCCACTGCCGGCCAGTGGACGGATACGGGGTGCGCTTGCGCACTCCGTATTTTTATTTGCCACGCCGCGTTGTCGCAGGCCCGCCATGTCCAGGCCCCCACGCCTTGGCCTTTGCAACGCCACCGTGGCGCGGCTTCCATCCATTTCGCAAGGGGGTGCCTGAGTGCTCGTCTTCATCCTGCGAAGGTTCATGCAGAGCCTTCTTGTCCTCCTGGCGGTGTCGCTGGTGGTGTTCTTTGCGGTGTATGCCGTGGGCGACCCCATCGAACTGCTGGTCAACGCCGAGGCCAGCGAGGCCGACCGCCTGGCGATGATCAAGCGCCTGGGCCTCGACCTGCCCATCTGGCAGCAGTACACGAGCTTCCTGTTTCGCGCGCTCAAGGGCGACCTGGGCACCTCGTTCGTGCACGGGATTCCGGCCATCGAACTGATCGTGCAGCGCATTCCGGCCACGCTGGAGCTGGTGCTGGTGGCGATCACGCTGACCATCGTGGTCGGCATTCCGCTGGGCCTGGTCGCCGGCCTCAAGAATGACAAGCCCACGGGGCGGGGGCTGATGGCGGGCTCGGTGCTGGGTTTTTCGCTGCCCAACTTCTGGCAGGGCATGGTGCTGATCCTGTGTTTCGCCGTGTGGCTGCAGTGGCTGCCCGCCGCGGGGCGTGGTGACACGGTGGCGGTGTTCGGCGTGCCGCTGTCGTTGCTGACGGCGGATGGCTGGTCGCATGTGATGCTGCCGGCCGTGAACCTGGCGCTGGCCAATATCGCGCTGGTGCTGCGCCTGACGGCGACGGGCGTGGTGGACGCCAAGACACAGGAGTACGTGAAATTCGCCCGCGCCAAGGGCCTGAAGCCGCGCCGCATCCTCACGCGCCACATCCTGCGCAACATCCTGATCCCGGTGGTCACGGTGATCGGCATGGAGTTTGGCTCGCTCATCGCCTACTCCACCATCACCGAGACCGTGTTTGCCTGGCCCGGCATGGGCAAGCTGCTGATCGACAGCATCTACCAGCTCGACCGCCCCGTGGTCGTGG from Acidovorax sp. A79 includes the following:
- a CDS encoding trans-aconitate 2-methyltransferase, which gives rise to MKSASATTFDEAYYQRYYFDKKTSVVDPDHVERLGTFVCSYLKYLRVPVQRVLDVGCGIGLWKDIVARHFPLATYQGVEFSAYLCERFGWQQGSVVDYAAGEPFDLVICQGVLPYLSPPDLKAALHNLGRLSRGALYVEAVSREDYERDIIDEDLTDPRLFRHRAELYRRGLQEGAIELGGGMWLSRQAQVPLFALEQAGGQ
- a CDS encoding helix-turn-helix domain-containing protein; translation: MDSLITAAARALAAGDPLGALKRVALRDDPPALALRGIAMAQLGELARARDLLRQAGRAFGAHEARARARCAVAEAEVALALRDLGGQGQALLAAADTLQAHGDAINALQARLVAARRLILLGRLAQASAALAAVQAAGMPAQLPAPLAAVAALTAAELALRTLHIDAADAALQRAAEAAGHAGVPALVAEVAHARTLLQQPAARRLGPGTEHLLQLRDVAALRAAGDTLVVDACRHGVQAGGAWHPLARRPVLFALVRALAQAWPGDADRDTLIADVFRTRHPDETHRARLRVEMGRLRALMAPLAGVEATARGFVLRPQGGRGVAVLAPPVDGAQGALLALLSDGAAWSTSALALALGDSQRTVQRALAELEAGGQVRAIGQARARRWLAAPLVGFTTILLLPTAQPIP
- a CDS encoding PQQ-binding-like beta-propeller repeat protein; the encoded protein is MPIASRQPAQVVREYGPFGDAGAVHGVTHDGQRVWAATGEHLVAFDPASGTTARTLDVACDAGTAFDGTHLYQIAEARIDKIDPSTGRVLATIPAPGGGNDSGLTWAEGSLWVGQYRDRKIHQIDPATGAIRRTIESDRFVTGVTWVDGELWHGTWEGDESTLRHIDPASGAVLQQLDLPQGMGVSGLESDGAGLFYAGGGSSGKVRAVRRPGAPRA
- a CDS encoding DUF899 domain-containing protein, whose amino-acid sequence is MNAPTQQHPVVSARQWLAQRHTLLAREKALTRLRDEIAQERRALPWTRVDKRYTFDTPQGPRALADLFDGRSQLLVQHFMFGPGWEQGCPSCSFMADHLGGMELHLQHRDVSVLAISRAPLAEIERFRERMDWRFRWVSSHGSDFNHDFAVSFTPEQRARGNGEVFYNYGMRPFPAEEAPGISVFVRNDAGEVFHTYSTFGRGVEAMMGTYQLLDLTPLGRHETNPAYPMDWVRHHDRYAPADAARTPAAPAAQASQAHPAPGACCSARG
- a CDS encoding VOC family protein, translating into MFSHVMVGVNDLEVSRKFYDALLGTIGVPPGVANKNRYFYRGPSGTFCISTPINGEAATFANGGTIGFAMQSPEQADAFHAAGVAHGGTTCEDPPGYREGPGGKLYLAYLRDPDGNKLCALHRPPKA
- a CDS encoding flavin reductase family protein, producing the protein MPPTTHFTPVPLDKAYRLLNHGPTVLVSAAHAGQRNVMAAAWACALDFSPPKVTVVLDKATRTRELAEASGAFALQLPTVPMAAMTVAIGTDSAKTHPDKLRQHGVELFHAPGHANTPLVHGCAAWLLCRAIPEPHNQQAYDLFIGEVVAAWADERVFRNGHWEFDTAPQALRTLHYVAGGQFYATGASVVV
- a CDS encoding ABC transporter substrate-binding protein, which produces MGFRKTVLAVASGVVVSVGGAGVAQAQSLTIALAAEPTAADPHYHKMTANDAFSAHVYDSLVARNAKMELIPSLATSWKNLDDLTWEFKLRPGVKFSNGQPFTSKDVLFTICRTLHNETNVSESYTDTTKRITDVKTPDDLTVIIKTVAPLPLLPAEMARSLPILWSGIAQGGKLAFAPKTGCGVTGAWPTVTDFNTGKTAIGTGPFLMKSYVKGTGIQLERNEAYWGEKPHWKTVKMVPVPSAGPRLTGLLSGDYDVIENPAARDLTRVKDNAKFDFVATPSTRLVFLQPDIGRNPSPLVKAADGKNPLQDVRVRRAMNMAIDRKAIVQRIMDGMATPAYQYMPDGMFGALPQAPEIKFDPEGAKKLLAEAGYPNGFELTLSSTNDRYVNDAQVAQSVAQYFTRIGIKTNVDAMTASIYFPKRAKREFSLPMGGWPAETGEASALFQLWVASLDAPKGQGTSNYGANYNPEFDKLYLPAADTVDPAKRKAGLEAATKFALDNVALIPLHFESSIWAFKKGLSYEGRRDQYTLATSVKAK
- a CDS encoding ABC transporter permease, producing the protein MLVFILRRFMQSLLVLLAVSLVVFFAVYAVGDPIELLVNAEASEADRLAMIKRLGLDLPIWQQYTSFLFRALKGDLGTSFVHGIPAIELIVQRIPATLELVLVAITLTIVVGIPLGLVAGLKNDKPTGRGLMAGSVLGFSLPNFWQGMVLILCFAVWLQWLPAAGRGDTVAVFGVPLSLLTADGWSHVMLPAVNLALANIALVLRLTATGVVDAKTQEYVKFARAKGLKPRRILTRHILRNILIPVVTVIGMEFGSLIAYSTITETVFAWPGMGKLLIDSIYQLDRPVVVAYVMLVTFIFVMINMLVDMLYAALDPRVQLQESE